Genomic DNA from Theobroma cacao cultivar B97-61/B2 chromosome 3, Criollo_cocoa_genome_V2, whole genome shotgun sequence:
TGTGAATAAAAATGCTTGACGAACgaaaagtgaaaagaaagaaaaagatgtaCTTGGTGAAGAAAGATGAAGCCATGTAGATcttagaataattatatgcttagggtgatttgagcctTAATATATCTTATATCATACCTTAAGCCTAGCCAAACATTATAAGCTGAATAAAGTTCTAAGGATCCATAGTTAAGTGATGGCCTACATAGTGGAGAGGGAGGTGAAAAACAAACATATGAAATTCTAAGCTAGTTGGGATTTGCATGAACATAATCTTATCTAAAGTGCATGATGTTTGTTGAAAGAAacttcacacacacacacacacacacaaatcCATTCAAAAATTGAGCATGCATTTGGATGAAATATGAACTAAGATAATACCCATGTTTTGCTTGGAGTTTGGAAGACAAGGTAATTTATGACGAAATTAAAGATGATTAATGAGTTGGTGCACTCTCATAGTTGATGTTTTCAACTACATTGTTTCATTTTAGTTTGGGGATGtgataactttattatatagagttatttagcCATACTTTGAGATGTTAATGTAGTTAAGTCCTTATGTTTTTAAGTAGTTTTTAGGCAGTTttgtgtttttagttgattaggttAAAGCATGTTAAATCAGTTTAATTCAAGTAATTCTAGTTTATTTTCACCCTAAAAGTCCTATTTTAAGCCAATATTGATTTAGTCCTTGTGTGCGTAGGATCTCAAATGCATAAGTTAAATGGTGATGAACTATGCGATGGAGATTAAATACAGATTATCACTGAACATTTTATGGTAATTCAGACATGACTCAAGCTAACGAGATTCAATCAATGTGATTCTTGGCTTAGTATCATTGGGTGTTGCAtggtttattcaattttgtgcTTACTGCTTTTCATTGGCTGATCACCTATTGGAATGTTCTAGGTGTCTAAATGTAACTCAATAGAGGGAGTTTAGCACAAACCATTATTTTGAATAGCCTATGTTCAATTTGCTTTGAAGTTAGGTGAGAGTTTCGTATTTAAGATTGACATATGCCTAAATATCTTAGGTGACCAAATTAGAGAATGAGCATAATGGACCATTTCTAATTAATATACATAgacatataaaattaattttgaaggGTACGTGTGCATGATCTCGATAGAGACTTGTACATAATATGGATTCTAGGTTTGCCTTGCACCCTATTAATCTAAGTTAAGGAGAatgattaaattcaaatgaaatattGAAAGATACCATATTCTTAGGCTtttgaattaatatttttctttagagAAATTCCATTCTTAGTGTTAGTAATTGTGTTTAGACTAATTAATCATTCAAAATCGAGTGCTTGGATAAGATAGattttgttataaatttaACACTTAGTGAAAATAGGTATAAATCTCTATGGGACACGATACTCAACTTACCTTTATATTACTTGTACAGCCATGTGCACTTGCATGTAGTAACTTGACAACAGATGtgaacttgaaatttttttctacttaaAGGAAGGATTTTTCAGCTTGCTTTGTTTTTAGCTTGTTTttcctctcttcttttctttttttttcaaatattcaatttGTGCATTTTAGCTCTCCACGATGGGTATTTATAGGCCATATGATTTCTTACCCTTTGGGGTAAGTTTGGGaaacattttgaacatttaagGCCAGCTGGATCATATCTGTCAAACTTTAAAGATTAATTATTCAGCTCTGAGGATCGACTTTTTTCATAAGTTTGGAACTTcacataattgattttttgtagGTTAGATGTTGGTTCTTCTGATAACTCCCAAAGTCTAGAACTTTCTATATCTAGAGAATCGactcttttctttgttatgtGTCGATTATTTTCCACTCAGTATAAAGTTGACACCTTTGCAATTTTcgaagaattgattctttgtaaaacccgaccctataaatacatgtcataacatacatgcactgagtaacatgttattatgctaaaaaagtccctaagaatagacgaaacccggtattgtacctaacggtacacttgaattgatttaacctcgaactagttcaaataggaatcgtaggatgaaatttaatattttatagtcaaggaatgactaaaaatgattgttcggagttcgagggttcatttggggaaaaattgaaaattttgatgttcaggggcaaaatcgtaatttttccactcgtggacaaaatttgagattttgaaataatttagatcacatttgacaaattggagaatggtatgagtataagggatgaaaaatatgtctatgggcaatttttcagtttttggggcaaaaatgtaatttttgacttttacgggggcaaaagtgtatatttcaaaaattactccaccaagactttggataagtctgagaattttatctaagctatggatatgtgggacaagtgtatggtgaaaatttggaaacaaatggatgaaattttaaaaacggaccaatgggaaagtgacacatggccttttttttaatggtttaatattattttaatgaaagtcagcccatttaaaccccattttaagtgatggccggccataaggaagaacaagagaggaaatagagaggaaaggaagaaaagaaagaaaaacaaaggaaaactagaaaattcaaaggggaaatcgcgTTTTTCGCTCGTTTACACGtttaacggtaagattttttgattttagcttgatttctacctttcctatgcctttatttccattaagaatgcttgaggagagggatcaaaaagtgaaaccaagggctggccgaaattctaggggagagaatttgaaatttttaggttttgatttttagttaaattgatagttttagttagttaaatgtgtttagaaattaaattaggCAAGAaagtattaaattttcacaatacccacccttggccgaatctgcaatgagatacaatgatgatgatctgatttttattctaagagaaatgaagagaaaatgatgaaaaatggttaaatgtgatagaaaaacaaagtagaaaatttaccgagttaatgtcccatttttggccgaattttccaaggaNNNNNNNNNNNNNNNNNNNNNNNNNNNNNNNNNNNNNNNNNNNNNNNNNNNNNNNNNNNNNNNNNNNNNNNNNNNNNNNNNNNNNNNNNNNNNNNNNNNNNNNNNNNNNNNNNNNNNNNNNNNNNNNNNNNNNNNNNNNNNNNNNNNNNNNNNNNNNNNNNNNNNNNNNNNNNNNNNNNNNNNNNNNNNNNNNNNNNNNNNNNNNNNNNNNNNNNNNNNNNNNNNNNNNNNNNNNNNNNNNNNNNNNNNNNNNNNNNNNNNNNNNNNNNNNNNNNNNNNNNNNNNNNNNNNNNNNNNNNNNNNNNNNNNNNNNNNNNNNNNNNNNNNNNNNNNNNNNNNNNNNNNNNNNNNNNNNNNNNNNNNNNNNNNNNNNNNNNNNNNNNNNNNNNNNNNNNNNNNNNNNNNNNNNNNNNNNNNNNNNNNNNNNNNNNNNNNNNNNNNNNNNNNNNNNNNNNNNNNNNNNNNNNNNNNNNNNNNNNNNNNNNNNNNNNNNNNNNNNNNNNNNNNNNNNNNNNNNNNNNNNNNNNNNNNNNNNNNNNNNNNNNNNNNNNNNNNNNNNNNNNNNNNNNNNNNNNNNNNNNNNNNNNNNNNNNNNNNNNNNNNNNNNNNNNNNNNNNNNNNNNNNNNNNNNNNNNNNNNNNNNNNNNNNNNNNNNNNNNNNNNNNNNNNNNNNNNNNNNNNNNNNNNNNNNNNNNNNNNNNNNNNNNNNNNNNNNNNNNNNNNNNNNNNNNNNNNNNNNNNNNNNNNNNNNNNNNNNNNNNNNNNNNNNNNNNNNNNNNNNNNNNNNNNNNNNNNNNNNNNNNNNNNNNNNNNNNNNNNNNNNNNNNNNNNNNNNNNNNNNNNNNNNNNNNNNNNNNNNNNNNNNNNNNNNNNNNNNNNNNNNNNNNNNNNNNNNNNNNNNNNNNNNNNNNNNNNNNNNNNNNNNNNNNNNNNNNNNNNNNNNNNNNNNNNNNNNNNNNNNNNNNNNNNNNNNNNNNNNNNNNNNNNNNNNNNNNNNNNNNNNNNNNNNNNNNNNNNNNNNNNNNNNNNNNNNNNNNNNNNNNNNNNNNNNNNNNNNNNNNNNNNNNNNNNNNNNNNNNNNNNNNNNNNNNNNNNNNNNNNNNNNNNNNNtaccacacagacagtaggtttctagcaccaacactgggtgtattttgggccacttgtcattgtaaccattattgtacattataacttagtaaatttttgtatgtatgaatttattttacttacacattacaaaagatttcttacacgtgtttctgtaaatattgttttatataaaaatgctatattttaatcaatattttgaatagtgatatttgtctataaatccttttaaaaaaaaaaattctttggatttatttgagaCGGAAACGACCagtaattgttttaaatggaatgtttaacaacgattgctcacaggaaaggaaagaaactgatatgtaagccttgcgggatttcggttggcattccgggtaatgagtgtcaatcgggacgtcgcggcggttgtcatgcgctcgagggaggttccgggtcgtgacattctTTCTTCACTAAATGCCTATTCTACATTGTAGTCTGGtgccaaaatttgaatttgaacttGATCTTCGATGCTCTAATCTTATCCATTTGTaccatttctttcttcttcttcaactttCTGATTTTGTCATTGATGCTTCAAGAACatatatctttttttctcaagaattgattctttgtCTTCAGACTTGTGCTTGGATTCCTTCTGTTTTCTGATAATCAATTTTTGCTTTCTGAGTTATCGGTTCTTTCCAATTCCAATAGCTTCTGTCTTTCAAGAACTGATATCTTTTTTTCATAGAATcgattctttcttttcaagaGATCGGTTCCTCTTGTAAAGAAGTAAATAATTTTGCTTTCTATGTAATTAGaatttattcttgatttaCTAAAGGTCAATTCTTAAGATCGACAACCTAGGTTTGAATttgttcaaaaacatttttctttgtaaGATCAACTTCAAAACTCTTGAGGATTTTCTTcaagtttaaaaacattttcaagCATTTTCAAAAGCACATTTagatcaatcaattttgtcaATTCAAAATAGGGATAAAGCTAACTAGATACAACTTCCACACATTAGACTTATGGAGAAAACTGTAACACAATGAATAGTGGTGTCTGCATCAAAGGAAGTTGCTACAATGATTACAATCATGACTTTTATGGGCTGTTATCGATATCATTGACTTAGAATACTTTAGTGTAAACAATTGAGTAGTTTTGTTCAATGTCATTagtttaaaattgaaaaatgtcTTAGAGTTGATCCTATTCATGGGTTGGTTGAAATTAGATACAACTTAATTCTTGCTAGTAACAAGCCTTTTGTTTTAGCTGAACAAGCTACTCAAGTTTACTACAATCCATATCCATCAAAGAAAAGAGATCGACATGATTGGTGGGAAGTGTTCAAAATGAAGGCTTGGAGACATTCTAAATTATGTTCGAAGTGATGGAAAAAAGAGTGATCTGAATGAAGGGGTGTATCAAAAAGATGAAGCATCTTTCAATACACAATTTGATGATCTTTTTCACGACCTTGACAACAATACAATTCTTGTTAGTGGTGAATATGAAGAGGTTAATGCGTTTGTTGATGTTAAACATAATGAAAAGGATGATGTAgatgaaggagttgaaagagAAGATGAAGAGACAGAGGAAGATGCAAAcaaagatgatgatgatgatgaagatgagaatgaagaaaatgagTTTACGGTTTTAGATGATGATTAATAgtcaatgattttttttatatttaaacaaTGTATGGattttgacattaaaattttttcgtGGTTATCATTTATATATGccatttgtttcaaaatcaTGAATTATGAACATAATTCTTAATTTGGTGTTGATCATCTATTGTTCAATGATTATGCATTACATTtattgatagttaatattaatgattatgCATTACACTTATTGACAGGTAACAATAATGGATTATCTGTCTGTCTTGACAAATTATTGCACAATAGTGGTTAAATACCAGACTACTCCCAACATTTGAGCTCGATTGAGGGGCATAGGTACTTCATATGTGCAACCTTTGGTGCCACATCCTTCCTCTGCACCACAATCTATGCAACCTCTAGTGCTACCTTCATTGTCTAACACCATTGACCTCCACTTCGATGTCCACAGTGGCAACTACTCCAATCGCTCTAGAGGTAGCGTTGCTAACTCCGTCTGCTCCAATCAATACCTTTATTGCTACCTCCTCAAgcttgtcaaattctttatcaTAGTCTATGGACTGAGGGCCCAGCGTAGGTGTCATAGCCCAATTTTCGGGCAATGACCAGTGCATGGTCTTAATAGACAcaacccactaagcccaagcaagcctcttatGAAACCTTGTTCACCATTACGTCCATCATTTTAAATGCCATATTTCGTAGTTCTCaactataattatttcaaCAATATAATATGGCGACCAACTACTTACATTTATATCATCCAAAATAATGTTACCCATTGCCAATTCATAGTGgcaacattaatcaaaataaacatatattgtttatgacatgtattttaGTGATTTACATCATGTGTACGTATACACAGGCAAAAAGACTcttgacttccaacggagtgactttgggtgaaggtacagctactgaatgccacaGTACCTACCAAAAGGTGAATAAAAGAGAAcacctcaatctaggtccTGACTACTTTcgaatctaaaaacatgaagttaaaaagagtgagtataaacctagtgagtgaacgtaagaagggaacaagcaaatgataaggaaagttgtaacaccccgtacttTGCTATgctgactaataaagcttatcagatgccaattgaggttaattagagtgtttaaaagtgatgaagggtGAAAAGCAtagtttgaaataaaatattccgcacgagaagaaataatgattaaataataatatttctatggaggatgaattagcgagacaaaaagtgattcagaagtgaatcggggcataataagacattttgggtgctaaggagacaagtggagaattttgaaataaaataatattaaaacattaatattttattcagtctcaaaattttccatgaagaaggaATATATgatcaatctaagtgggggagaagaagaacgagaaaatttcagagaaaaatgacgttaatgggacccacgtgtctttattaaataaagttagtgcaggtaagtaaatatttaaatattacggtGATACTGCATTGAAgcataaacttgatatttttttgatacaagtgttaaggaagaaaaatggaaagaaattggaattaaaaaattgtgggaggatacaattaaaaagggtgaaaaccttggaggacaaaatggtaattttgtcattaatttggtcaaagctttcaaaggaagctttgactcttcatccttatcccatgGCTGGTTCTTATCTCCAGCCACAAGatatttcttcttcatcttcatgccTCCCAATGCCATTTTCATGCTTCTAAGCCATTTTCACCTTGCCACCATgcattcaaaaagaaaaatggcttGTTTTGCAAGGAAAACGTACTcttggaaagaaaatagatgaGATCAGttggaagaaaggagaaaggaaagaaagaaaggacaaaggaaaagagagaaaggcaGAAAAAGCttagttttggtgattcaagcaaggaaaggtaaggattcttgtttttagcttgagtaatctttgaaaatgagttaatgactaagagaaatgtcttatggtagcaaagattggcttgattggagaaaaattggtgaCATACAAGCCAATAAACCCGTGGGTACATGAtggactcaaagtggaaaaagaaaacggtaagcttaacactatgttttaaagcctacggttagttgaatattgtgaggaattatggttgttgaaagaatCTATTTGcataagctagttgaaaattgttaagtttgtatggcatgttgtttgaaagaaatgaaaaaggatggaggattgagaagcaaagtattgaaagttagatagataatgatgcatgtaaacttagaaataattgagtgaaagtgagaatgattgttgctgccatatatgtggtttatgtgtgaaaatataagacgaatttgaatgaaaatggtTGGAAAAAAGATTAATATGGGTGCTAGAGTCGTAAATAAGTTACcggtaattataatttaaagagtTATGCAAGCAAAAGATAAAGGCAAcattggtaaaaatgtgtcaagatgTATATGAATATGCAAGGTTAAGTGAAGAACAATGGTGATTCTAACATAGTATGAGTTATTAACATAATGGTAATGTTTGAATAAGGAGGAAAATGGGAATGATAAACACTAAgattattgaatttggattgttgctaggaagtatATAAGTAGAAAAGTTTGCCGTGGTGGCGTGCCGGGTGAAGTAATGAGTGACCGACAAGTAGAAATAGTGAGAAACTCACCCGAATCAATAGCGATGAAGCGTCCCGCTATTGTAAGGTCAGTAGGGGGTgcatatttcaaaaatttccataCCTATATAATGTTATATGTTCTGTAAATGTTGTCGTATTTCATTAAATGtaattgtggaaagcatgagtcgTTAGCTTCGATAGGCAATTTCTAAATGgatttataatgatttatacactattatt
This window encodes:
- the LOC18604504 gene encoding ciliogenesis-associated TTC17-interacting protein — encoded protein: MNSGVCIKGSCYNDYNHDFYGLLGDILNYVRSDGKKSDLNEGVYQKDEASFNTQFDDLFHDLDNNTILVSGEYEEVNAFVDVKHNEKDDVDEGVEREDEETEEDANKDDDDDEDENEENEFTVLDDD